CTTGCTTGAGCAAACTGTTCTAGTTGAGAGCAAAGTGCACTTATTTCATCAAGATCAACAAGCCATTCATGATAGTGAGCTTCTTTGATTTCTTTTCTGTTTTCATATGGCTCAAACAATATAGGCCCACGATCTGCTGGGAGTTCGTATTCAATTAATTGTTCTGGTTGCACTTGATAGGCATCACAAAATTTTTCCACCAATGACAAGGTCGCATTATAGCCCGATGGATCAAGCGATTTACGGAGACGGTAAAGGGTCATTCTATCAATACCAGTTTCTATACTGACCTGAGCAATCGTTTTTCCTGATTTCTGAAGTGCCTCAATAAAGAAATTGAACTTGTATCGTAGCATTATTCTTCTCCGTCTTGACAAGCATCATCAATGTTGATTAGTAACATATATGTTACATGTCAAAAACTTTTTTGGAGACGTCACTATGAAAACAGCAATCTACGCAAGAGTTTCAACAAACAACGGACAACAGTCTCCTGAGATGCAGCTTCAGGCTTTGCGCGAGTATTGTGCCGCAAGGAAATTCGATGTTTTTGAGGAGTACGTTGATGAAGGCATTTCCGGCACAAAGAACTCTCGCCCTGCTCTCAATCGGTTGATGGATGATGCAAAGAAGCGTAAATTCGATGCTGTGCTTGTCTGGAAGTTTGATCGTTTCGCACGCTCAACAAAACACCTGATCACAGCCTTAGAAGAGTTCAAAAACCTAGGCATCGACTTCATTTCCTACTCTGAAAATCTCGACACAAGCTCACCTATGGGAAAGGCAATGTTTACAATTGTTGGAGCCATTGCGGAACTTGAGCGTTCATTGATTGTGGAGCGGGTGAAAAGCGGGCTTCAAGCAGCTAAGAAGAGGGGAAAGAAATTGGGAAGGCCAGGCAAAAATATTAATAAGGGAGAATTTAAAAGACTAATTTCTGAAGGAGAATCGGTGCATGCGGCAGCCAAACAATTAGGCATCTCTAATGGTACCGCTTACAGGCTAGCTTATGAAATCAACTGACTATGTATGCTTCAATAGCGAAGGGCACACTTGATGGTTCGGGTCCCACCATAAGAGTTTTAGAATGCCCTTATCCCAAATTCCCCAAACTCGATTTTCCCCTGTCAAACGCAAAGATACTAATTCGTCAATGTCATCTTGATTTAAATCCTTCAGACGTTTCTGAGCCTCAGCGCTAAGTTGATTTCTTGGAATGCTGTGATTTCTTCTTTTATCTCGTACAAGAATTTCATTCCACGTCATACTTTCAAAGTCTCTCAGTTTTTTTCGAATATCATGCAACACATTTTCATCAACACAATGCCACCCATAAGGATCCTGAACTTCGAGCATTGAAATACGCCATGCCGGATTGCTTCTCATATATGATTCCGGGTCCACTTGATGTGAAGGCACTTTAGTTGGGTGTGGTTGGTTCTCCTCCAACCATTTAGGTATTTTTCGACGTCCTTTAACCATTAGAAATCTCAAGTAATAGAAGAATAGTATTCGCTCATTTCAGCGTGGGTTATTACCTTACTACCTCTTGATTCAGGAAGTAATCCTTCGCGAGCATCTCTCCATGGCGACTCGCTATGCGTTAAATCACTTAACCATTGCGAGGTCTTATCTCCATAATATTTCAAAACGGAATCTATTGTCTTTTTTTGTACCACTCCTATTTTTTTGGGGTCACCATGTACCTTATCCACAAGAAACATGCCTCGATGATACTCGTATAATTCGCGCACCACAGGGCCATTTGCCCAAGCTTCAATTTGCTCTTTAAAAAGAGGTGCATCATCCCAAACCAGGGACCATGCTTGACAGTAATAAACTAACTTCTGAAGCTTCATAGCAGTCATTTGTCCTTTTTTTTGAAGGATATAAGCTGCCACGTCGCATACATTAACCATACTCACCCCCTTGTTCAGCCACATCGAATCGGTGATACCAATAGCTCAACAAATTATCTATACCTTTATCTATACTCTACATACCTTATCGGCATTAGCCAACATTCGTTGCTATTTTTATCAAAACTAATGTTTTGGTAAGTTCAATATCCAGAAAATTGCTACTTGAAATCATTACGTTTTTCAACGTTCATTTTGGAGGGTTTTGGTAAAGTGATAAGATGAGACGTGCTGCTGAATTTGTAG
The sequence above is a segment of the Deltaproteobacteria bacterium CG11_big_fil_rev_8_21_14_0_20_42_23 genome. Coding sequences within it:
- a CDS encoding resolvase is translated as MLHVKNFFGDVTMKTAIYARVSTNNGQQSPEMQLQALREYCAARKFDVFEEYVDEGISGTKNSRPALNRLMDDAKKRKFDAVLVWKFDRFARSTKHLITALEEFKNLGIDFISYSENLDTSSPMGKAMFTIVGAIAELERSLIVERVKSGLQAAKKRGKKLGRPGKNINKGEFKRLISEGESVHAAAKQLGISNGTAYRLAYEIN